From Falco rusticolus isolate bFalRus1 unplaced genomic scaffold, bFalRus1.pri scaffold_185_arrow_ctg1, whole genome shotgun sequence, one genomic window encodes:
- the LOC119142050 gene encoding uncharacterized protein LOC119142050, whose protein sequence is MALQDTDQCKMSGVLNEAVAAIQGLGQQLAEHWDPAQNVHVVMAPRPPSATQDSESSLPGKPPGEPSTASLVQEECEDGEHMASAMSGEHQGEASTAIFSPAAHEEDLASLLPQISLHDAAAPHLEPAVEDETDATGSPLSWDSWHQEQPGHSAIEEDKREDDDSGKELCQGEDIAIHSLMAHPSFLELFQDPRGGFQEGQPAPEQSDNTWPCSKPRDEPEDEPGTSLRVALARQGEA, encoded by the exons ATGGCTCTGCAGGACACAGACCAGTGTAAAATGAGTGGGGTCCTGAACGAGGCTGTGGCTGCGATCCAGGGACTCGGTCAGCAACTGGCAGAACACTGGGACCCAGCACAAAACGTGCATGTGGTGATGGCACCAAGACCACCTTCAGCAACTCAGGACAGTGAGTCTTCCTTGCCTGGAAAGCCTCCaggagagcccagcacagcctctctcGTGCAAGAGGAATGTGAGGATGGGGAACACATGGCTTCTGCCATGTCTGGAGAGCATCAAGGAGAGGCCAGCACAGCCATTTTCTCCCCAGCAGCGCACGAGGAAGATCTGGCTTCATTGCTGCCTCAGATCTCTCTGCATGATGCTGCCGCACCCCACCTTGAGCCAGCAGTAGAAGATGAAACAGATGCCACGGGGTCTCCCTTGTCCTGGGACTCTTGGCACCAG GAGCAGCCAGGGCACTCAGCCATAGAGGAGGACAAGCGGGAAGACGACGACAGTGGCAAAGAGCTGTGCCAAGGGGAAGACATCGCCATCCACAGCCTTATGGCCCACCCCTCATTCCTGGAGCTGTTCCAGGACCCCCGTGGTGGTTTCCAGGAggggcagccagcccctgagcagaGCGATAACACGTGGCCCTGCTCCAAGCCCAGGGACGAGCCCGAGGATGAGCCAGGTACATCCCTGCGTGTAGCGCTGGCCCGGCAAGGGGAGGCTTAG